One window of the Manihot esculenta cultivar AM560-2 chromosome 14, M.esculenta_v8, whole genome shotgun sequence genome contains the following:
- the LOC110631000 gene encoding acetylajmalan esterase — protein sequence MASCKLPFSLILCSFFFFVLPHASNAHLLKTCEFEAIYNLGDSISDTGNLIQEDPSSVFGKFPYGQNLNRNATGRCSNGLLMIDFIAKSAGIPLLNAYLNVSSPKSYGVNFAVAGSTALPVEFLAENGVAAPVTNSSLTIQLGWMDTHFNTTCYNSKDCTEKHKKSLFMVGEIGGNDYNYALFQGKTIDEMKSMVPNVVKAIKDAIKRVISFGATRVIVPGNFPIGCIPIYLTGFHSNDSDAYDEFHCLKGLNNFSMYHNEQLQQAIQELQQEHPHVIIVYGDYYNAYKWVLQKASLLGFDSKSLQKACCGSGGDYDFSLVRFCGAPDVPVCPKPRERMSWDGVHSTQKAYFFMARWLIRNIFQKLRCFA from the exons ATGGCTTCCTGCAAActtcctttttctttgattctctgctctttcttcttttttgttcTTCCTCATGCATCCAATGCTCATCTTCTCAAAACTTGTGAATTTGAGGCGATATATAATCTTGGGGATTCAATATCAGACACTGGAAATTTGATCCAAGAAGACCCTTCTTCTGTGTTTGGCAAGTTTCCCTACGGCCAAAACTTGAACAGGAATGCCACAGGTAGATGCTCCAATGGATTGCTGATGATTGATTTCATTG CGAAATCAGCTGGTATTCCCCTTCTCAATGCATATCTGAATGTAAGTTCTCCCAAGAGTTATGGGGTGAATTTTGCAGTAGCTGGCTCTACTGCTTTGCCTGTGGAATTTCTTGCAGAAAACGGAGTCGCTGCACCTGTTACTAATAGTTCTCTTACCATACAACTTGGCTGGATGGATACCCATTTCAACACAACTTGCTACAACTCCAAAG ATTGTACTGAGAAACATAAAAAATCTCTCTTCATGGTTGGGGAGATTGGAGGCAATGATTATAACTATGCATTATTTCAAGGCAAGACCATTGATGAGATGAAGTCCATGGTACCGAATGTAGTTAAAGCCATAAAAGATGCTATCAAG AGAGTCATTAGTTTTGGTGCTACTCGAGTTATTGTCCCTGGAAATTTTCCTATTGGTTGCATACCCATATATCTCACAGGATTTCACAGCAATGATTCTGATGCATATGATGAATTCCATTGCCTCAAAGGACTGAACAACTTTTCAATGTATCACAATGAACAACTCCAACAAGCAATTCAAGAATTACAACAAGAGCATCCACATGTGATTATAGTATATGGTGATTACTACAATGCTTACAAGTGGGTTCTTCAAAAGGCTTCATTGCTAG GATTTGATTCCAAATCATTGCAAAAGGCCTGTTGTGGGAGCGGAGGTGATTATGACTTCAGTCTTGTAAGATTTTGTGGAGCTCCTGACGTCCCAGTTTGTCCTAAACCTCGAGAACGTATGAGTTGGGATGGAGTACATTCCACGCAAAAGGCCTATTTCTTCATGGCACGATGGCTGATCCGCAACATCTTCCAAAAGCTTCGATGCTTTGCTTGA
- the LOC110600056 gene encoding uncharacterized protein LOC110600056: MGSGTSRLGRRPSRARLNRSTRSRLFSSLICGGSSPRSTLEVEDHPDEILLNSEKHCDSITNEIWNLAEESSFPSGIGTSSTSSVAETGASLGSSITASEGTSTEEGLRNNGTSNQGKGFSEGGELVAPSQVSDYYSHDESCRHRSITEASTSFKDQQSSDPVSVNVLSNEDAVNGIDNSEDMGGSYICRDIMHPSSSFQGLGDAYADGVSIENHMAEATGVFNSDSDSVPHRTEVPVTFDSLGDESVPEAIPAGLGFLVADREQGTEDGGVIHVDVVSISSSIFSSSNADMRGRDARRNSRRLFWDAFSRRSSRRHLDSPTIFFSAENSDDLLSHERWLLDFSGDFFDDGMGGDSGYLGSRIHSLNGRRRHSRSEMWERLRGGFNEQGRGTTLCPSGLHPDGTCSCDSSPTTEESSNRASISRIVMLAEALFEVLDEIHRQPVSLSLSMVSLPAPESVVDSFPLKNHKKEDKVGGSDDVEVEQCYICLSEYEEGDKIRVLPCHHEYHMSCVDKWLKEIHGVCPLCRGDVRQGANESSVSGNEFSVTNPEIPYI, translated from the exons ATGGGTTCGGGCACTAGTCGACTGGGGAGGCGCCCATCAAGGGCCCGACTTAACCGCAGTACCCGCTCCCGCTTATTCTCTTCTCTTATCTGCGGTGGCTCCTCTCCTCGCTCTACTCTCGAG GTGGAAGATCATCCAGATGAAATTCTGCTGAATTCTGAAAAACATTGTGATTCAATCACCAATGAGATCTGGAATCTTGCGGAGGAATCTTCCTTCCCTTCTGGTATAGGAACAAGCTCTACCAGCTCTGTAGCTGAAACTGGAGCATCATTAGGAAGCAGCATCACAGCCAGTGAGGGCACCTCTACTGAAGAGGGTTTGAGAAATAATGGAACAAGTAACCAAGGGAAAGGCTTCTCTGAAGGTGGAGAGTTGGTTGCTCCCTCTCAGGTAAGTGACTATTACAGTCATGATGAATCTTGTAGGCATAGAAGTATTACCGAAGCTAGTACTTCATTTAAAGACCAACAATCTTCGGATCCAGTGTCTGTAAATGTTTTGTCTAACGAGGATGCAGTCAATGGCATTGATAATTCAGAGGACATGGGTGGTTCTTATATCTGTCGTGACATCATGCATCCAAGCAGTTCTTTTCAAGGGCTTGGAGATGCATATGCTGATGGGGTTTCTATTGAGAATCACATGGCTGAAGCGACAGGCGTGTTCAATTCTGATTCTGATTCTGTACCTCATAGGACTGAGGTTCCAGTAACCTTTGACTCTCTAGGAGATGAATCTGTACCAGAAGCAATACCTGCAGGTTTAGGATTCCTTGTGGCTGATAGGGAACAaggcacggaagatggaggtgTAATTCATGTAGATGTGGTAAGCATCTCGTCCAGCATTTTTTCTAGCAGCAATGCTGACATGAGAGGCCGTGATGCCAGAAGGAATAGTAGAAGACTTTTTTGGGATGCATTTTCAAGACGCAGTTCTAGAAGGCATCTCGACTCTCCAACCATTTTTTTCTCAGCGGAGAATAGTGATGATCTACTATCTCATGAGAGATGGCTCCTTGATTTCAGTGGTGATTTTTTTGATGATGGGATGGGCGGTGATTCTGGATACCTAGGCAGTAGAATTCACAGCTTAAATGGACGAAGGCGACACTCGAGATCTGAG ATGTGGGAAAGACTTCGCGGTGGCTTCAATGAGCAGGGTCGGGGAACTACCTTATGCCCGTCTGGACTCCACCCTGATGGTACATGCTCATGTGATTCATCACCAACAACTGAGGAGTCCAGTAATCGTGCAAGTATATCACGAATAGTCATGCTTGCTGAAGCTCTTTTTGAG GTTTTGGATGAAATCCATCGCCAGCCTGTGTCACTTTCCCTATCAATGGTATCACTACCAGCCCCTGAATCAGTTGTCGACTCTTTTCCTCTTAAGAATCACAAAAAGGAGGACAAAGTTGGTGGCAGTGATGATGTTGAAGTTGAACA GTGTTATATCTGTCTATCCGAGTACGAGGAAGGGGACAAAATAAGAGTCCTTCCCTGCCACCATGAGTATCACATGTCTTGCGTCGACAAATGGCTTAAAGAGATACATGG TGTATGTCCACTATGTCGTGGAGACGTTCGTCAAGGCGCCAACGAGTCTTCTGTATCTGGCAATGAGTTTTCTGTCACTAATCCAGAAATCCCTTATATTTGA
- the LOC110600057 gene encoding uncharacterized protein LOC110600057, producing MVYTYTPTYYSTLHDSITSLCKTILPFSFKKRRLPAAEHRLSKLQSDNLKWQQDSFHQILNLMGLHKEGILAENEVSAFRMHLLETLIASPVEHEQPVILRDKLVFLQELLYAKCISEDEYHSSKRPLLQRLAVQGAEIEARDVIVAGPKDLRQNPEEEWSVIDLKDEKSFAGKENLSSKSRSKPHSTIKQIKGAASAFGFGSSHKQTKHREEKSIFEIEAKLSSPGNFNNRESETKSILMQESVPNESTKECGSIDKGKRKPFRTLFQREQRETQGGSSYGGGENFHNSEENVSKSAKKQWGFDGFKKWKKNDSDDETAPLPLNNERSDSESYLGSCHLVDTPIGEGPDTKLIKRKLHSNGSPSDFFIDKVLGDKIKKELTRIQTELCTTNPNLKFSDDQMEAISTKLPVDKTELKKFFPKSWCDRYGDVVLDVVKKEFKDHVGELENMRNAARERHINNSKRWTTFEDDNYGHENFHPNLFAHGSSNKCFDNRNPFFHDYSNESNGNRLRSEPSSFQDQNPFWSPRHGPSLLG from the exons ATGGTGTACACATACACACCAACATATTACTCCACTCTCCATGATTCAATCACCTCtctctgcaaaactatccttcctttttcctTCAAGAAACGGAGGTTGCCCGCTGCAGAACACAGGCTCTCCAAGCTGCAATCTGATAACTTGAAATGGCAGCAAGATTCTTTCCACCAGATTTTGAACTTGATGGGGCTCCACAAAGAAGGGATCTTAGCGGAGAATGAGGTTTCAGCTTTTCGAATGCATTTGCTCGAGACCCTTATTGCTTCTCCAGTTGAACATGAACAGCCAGTCATTTTGAGAGACAAATTAGTCTTCTTGCAG GAGCTGCTTTATGCAAAATGCATATCAGAAGATGAGTATCATTCTTCAAAGAGACCTTTGTTACAAAGGCTAGCAGTTCAAGGGGCGGAAATTGAGGCTAGAGATGTTATTGTTGCTGGCCCAAAAGATCTCAGACAGAATCCAGAAGAGGAGTGGTCCGTCATTGATTTAAAAGATGAGAAAAGCTTTGCTGGTAAAGAAAATTTATCCTCTAAAAGCAGATCTAAGCCTCATTCAACAATCAAGCAAATCAAAGGAGCAGCTTCAGCTTTTGGCTTTGGTTCAtctcacaagcaaacaaaacacagagaagagaagagtatatTTGAAATTGAAGCAAAATTATCCTCCCCTGGCAATTTCAACAATAGAGAAAGCGAAACCAAGTCTATTCTCATGCAAGAAAGCGTACCAAATGAGTCCACAAAGGAATGTGGAAGCATTGACAAGGGAAAGAGGAAACCTTTTAGGACTCTGTTCCAAAGAGAGCAGAGGGAGACTCAAGGTGGCAGCAGCTATGGCGGTGGCGAAAATTTTCACAATTCTGAAGAGAATGTGTCAAAATCAGCTAAAAAACAGTGGGGTTTTGATGGGTTtaagaaatggaagaaaaatGATTCTGATGATGAGACTGCTCCTCTGCCTCTCAATAACGAAAGGTCAGACAGTGAGTCCTATTTAGGATCCTGCCACCTTGTTGATACCCCAATTGGAGAGGGACCAGACACTAAACTGATAAAGAGGAAGCTGCATTCTAATGGTTCTCCTTCAGATTTTTTCATTGACAAG GTTTTAGGGGACAAGATAAAGAAGGAACTGACAAGAATTCAAACAGAACTCTGCACCACAAACCCCAATCTCAAATTCTC GGATGATCAAATGGAAGCAATTTCCACCAAGCTCCCAGTAGATAAGACAGAACTGAAAAAGTTCTTCCCCAA ATCATGGTGTGATAGATATGGAGATGTGGTGTTGGATGTAGTAAAGAAAGAGTTCAAGGACCATGTTGGAGAACTGGAGAACATGAGAAATGCTGCCAGGGAGAGGCACATTAACAACTCAAAGCGATGGACGACATTTGAAGATGACAATTATGGTCATGAGAACTTTCACCCAAATCTTTTCGCCCACGGCAGCAGTAACAAGTGCTTTGATAATAGGAATCCTTTCTTCCATGATTATAGCAATGAAAGCAATGGAAATAGGCTGAGATCTGAACCATCCTCTTTCCAAGACCAAAACCCTTTTTGGTCTCCAAGGCATGGCCCTTCTTTGCTTGGTTAG
- the LOC110631171 gene encoding 110 kDa U5 small nuclear ribonucleoprotein component CLO gives MDDNLYDEFGNYIGPEIESDQESVEEEEDEELPDKPHEDEAASDGEEAMDASNGWITTRDDVDMDNQVVLAEDKKYYPTAEEVYGEDVETLVMDEDEQPLEQPIVKPVRNIKFEVGVKDSSTYVSSQFLVGLMSNPSLVRNVALVGHLQHGKTLFMDMLVEQTHHMPTFDTNSEKHMRYTDTRIDEQERRISIKAVPMSLVLEDSNSKSYLCNIMDTPGHVNFSDEMTAALRLADGAVLIVDAAEGVMVNTERAIRHAIQERLPVVVVINKVDRLITELKLPPKDAYHKLRHTIEVINNHITAVSSTAGNVQVIDPAAGNVCFASANAGWSFTLQSFAKLYLKLHGIPFDADKFATRLWGDMYYHPDTRAFKKKPPAGGGERSFVQFVLEPLYKIYSQVIGEHKKSVEATLAELGVTLPNAAYKLNVRPLLRLACSSVFGSSSGFTDMLVQHIPSAKNAAAKKVDHIYTGPKDSMIYKAMVDCDPSGPLMVNVTKLYPKSDCSSFDAFGRVYSGKIMTGQSVKVLGEGYSPDDEEDMTVKEVTKLWVYQARYRLPISMAPPGSWVLIEGVDASIMKTATLCNVNYNNEDVYIFRPLQFNTLPVVKTATEPLNPSELPKMVEGLRKISKSYPLAITKVEESGEHTILGTGELYLDSIMKDLRELYSEVEVKVADPVVSFCETVVESSSMKCFAETPNKKNKITMIAEPLEKGLAEDIENGVVSIDWNRKALGDFFKTKYDWDLLAARSIWAFGPDKQGPNILLDDTLPTEVDKGLLGAVKDSIVQGFQWGAREGPLCDEPIRNVKFKIVDARIAPEPLHRGSGQIIPTARRVAYSAFLMATPRLMEPVYYVEIQTPIDCLSAIYTVLSRRRGHVTADVPQPGTPAYIVKAFLPVIESFGFETDLRYHTQGQAFCLSVFDHWAIVPGDPLDKSIVLRPLEPAPIQHLAREFMVKTRRRKGMSEDVSINKFFDEAMVVELAQQAADIHQQMI, from the exons ATGGATGATAATCTTTATGATGAGTTTGGAAACTATATTGGTCCTGAAATTGAGTCAGACCAGGAGAGTGTTGAAGAGGAAGAAGACGAAGAACTTCCAGACAAACCCCATGAAGATGAAGCAGCATCTGATGGTGAGGAGGCAATGGATGCTTCCAATGGATGGATTACGACCCGTGATGATGTTGATATGGATAATCAGGTCGTCCTTGCTGAGGACAAGAAGTATTACCCAACTGCAGAAGAGGTTTATGGTGAAGATGTTGAAACATTGGTTATGGATGAAGATGAGCAGCCCCTTGAACAACCTATAGTTAAACCTGTTAGGAACATCAAGTTTGAGGTTGGGGTTAAGGATTCCTCAACCTATGTTTCCAGTCAGTTCCTTGTTGGTCTCATGTCAAACCCCTCTTTGGTTCGTAATGTTGCGCTTGTGGGCCATCTACAACATGGGAAGACATTGTTCATGGATATGTTGGTTGAGCAAACACATCATATGCCTACATTCGATACAAATAGTGAGAAGCATATGAGGTACACAGATACAAGGATTGACGAGCAAGAAAGAAGGATATCCATTAAGGCAGTTCCAATGTCACTTGTTCTTGAAGATAGCAATTCAAAATCATACCTATGTAACATCATGGACACCCCTGGTCATGTAAACTTCTCTGATGAAATGACTGCTGCCCTAAGGCTTGCTGATGGTGCTGTGTTAATTGTGGATGCTGCTGAAGGAGTGATG GTAAATACAGAGAGGGCCATACGCCATGCAATCCAGGAGCGCCTGCCTGTTGTTGTTGTGATCAATAAG GTTGACAGGCTGATAACAGAACTTAAGTTGCCTCCAAAGGATGCTTACCATAAGCTTAGGCATACTATAGAAGTCATAAATAATCATATAACAGCAGTCTCTTCAACAGCTGGGAATGTCCAAGTTATAGATCCAGCTGCTGGGAATGTTTGCTTTGCAAGTGCTAATGCAGGGTGGTCCTTTACTTTGCAATCCTTTGCTAAACTATATCTCAAACTCCATGGTATCCCATTTGACGCTGACAAATTTGCAACTCGTCTTTGGGGAGATATGTATTATCACCCAGATACAAGGGCTTTCAAGAAGAAACCCCCTGCAGGTGGAGGAGAAAGATCATTTGTCCAATTTGTGTTGGAGCCTCTGTACAAGATATATAGTCAAGTGATTGGAGAACATAAGAAAAGTGTTGAGGCTACTCTTGCCGAGCTTGGTGTCACACTTCCCAATGCAGCTTATAAACTAAATGTTCGGCCTTTGCTAAGGCTGGCGTGCAGCAGTGTTTTTGGTTCATCTTCAGGCTTCACCGATAtgctggttcaacatataccttCTGCTAAGAATGCTGCAGCTAAAAAGGTTGATCATATTTATACAGGGCCCAAAGATTCTATGATTTACAAGGCCATGGTAGATTGTGATCCTTCTGGCCCCTTGATGGTTAATGTAACCAAACTGTATCCCAAGTCTGATTGCAGTTCCTTCGATGCTTTTGGTAGGGTTTATAGTGGTAAAATCATGACAGGACAGTCTGTAAAAGTGTTGGGCGAAGGCTACTCACCTGATGACGAGGAGGACATGACTGTGAAAGAGGTGACCAAACTATGGGTATATCAAGCTCGATATAGATTACCCATAAGCATGGCACCTCCTGGCTCTTGGGTTCTCATTGAAGGTGTGGATGCTTCAATAATGAAGACTGCAACTCTTTGTAATGTGAATTACAATAATGAAGATGTTTACATATTCCGGCCTCTCCAGTTCAATACTCTTCCAGTGGTGAAAACAGCAACTGAGCCTTTAAATCCAAGCGAGTTGCCAAAAATGGTGGAGGGTCTAAGGAAGATCAGTAAAAGCTACCCTCTTGCTATTACTAAAGTTGAGGAGTCTGGAGAGCACACTATTCTTGGTACTGGAGAGTTATATTTGGATTCCATTATGAAGGACCTAAGAGAACTCTACTCTGAAGTGGAAGTCAAG GTAGCAGATCCAGTTGTTTCATTCTGTGAAACTGTggtggagtcctcatcaatgaaATGTTTTGCTGAAACACCTAACAAGAAGAACAAAATAACCATG ATTGCGGAGCCATTGGAGAAAGGGCTTGCAGAAGACATTGAGAATGGTGTTGTAAGCATTGATTGGAACAGGAAAGCTCTTGGTGACTTCTTCAAGACAAAATATGACTGGGATTTGCTTGCAGCACGATCCATATGGGCCTTTGGCCCTGATAAGCAG GGACCTAACATTTTATTGGATGACACACTTCCTACTGAAGTTGACAAAGGATTGCTGGGTGCTGTCAAGGATTCCATTGTTCAAGG TTTTCAGTGGGGTGCACGAGAAGGACCACTTTGTGATGAACCAATCAGAAATGTTAAGTTCAAAATCGTTGATGCTAGGATTGCACCAGAACCACTGCATAGAGGATCTGGTCAGATTATTCCTACAGCTCGACGTGTAGCCTATTCGGCTTTTCTGATGGCAACCCCAAGACTCATGGAACCAGTATACTATGTGGAG ATACAAACACCAATCGACTGTCTCTCAGCAATATATACAGTGTTATCTCGCAGGCGTGGACATGTCACGGCTGATGTTCCTCAGCCTGGGACTCCAGCTTATATTGTGAAG GCATTTTTACCTGTGATAGAGTCGTTTGGTTTTGAGACGGACCTGAGATACCATACCCAAGGGCAAGCATTTTGCCTCTCTGTGTTTGATCATTGGGCTATAGTGCCTGGAGACCCTCTTGACAAGAGCATAGTTCTACGGCCACTAGAGCCTGCACCAATCCAGCACCTTGCTCGTGAATTTATGGTGAAGACAAGGCGTCGCAAG GGAATGAGTGAAGATGTGAGCATAAACAAGTTCTTTGATGAGGCTATGGTGGTGGAGCTGGCTCAGCAGGCAGCTGATATTCATCAACAAATGATATGA